One Nicotiana tabacum cultivar K326 chromosome 23, ASM71507v2, whole genome shotgun sequence genomic window, TGAACAGTATTTGTTTGTTCTTCAGTTCTGAAACTGTCTTAATTGTGAAGGTTCATCTGTATTCGGGCAGACGCCAGCTTTTGGTGGCTTTGGGTCAAGCAGTGCCCAAACAAGTCCGTTTGGCAGCTCGTTTCAACAATCACAGCCGGCATTTGGGAGTGGTCTATTCGGCTCATCTGCACCTTTTGGTGCATCAAGTCAACCTGCATTTGGTACTCCGAGCACCCCGACGTTTGGTTCATCAAGCACCCCTGCTTTTGGTGCCACGAGTGCACCAGCATTTGGTACATCAAGTACTCCAGCCTTTGGCTCTACACCAAACCCAGCCTTTGGCAGTACAGCCAGCCCATTTGGTGCTTCAAATTCTCCTATATTTGGATCGAGCATCCCGGCCTTTGGTGCCACCAGCACCCCGGCCTTTGGCGCCACCAGTTCTCCTGCCTTTGGTGCCACGACAACTCCTGCTTTTGGCGCTCCGAGTGCTCCTTCATTTAGTTTTGGATCCGCTCCTGCATTTGGCCAATCAACATCTGCTTTTGGCAGTAGCCCATTTGGCACATCAACGTCAACTTTTGGTGCTCAAAGTTCTGCATTTGGTAAGCTGCTTTTACTCATGCAAGACAGACTGATAGCTCCATCCCGCCCAAGTTATGTGATGcttccttttttattttgtgtCAAAGAGAATCATACCTTTCTACATTTAGAAACAGTTTAACGGTAAACttcccattttacccttaatgtgATTGTTTGTTGGCACCCAAATACCTATGGTTTGTTTTAAACCACAAGTTTCGAAAGTCTTTCGTTTTTTCTTTAACTCCGTACCAAGTCATCATCATATAAATTGGCACGGAGGGagtattttttttgatttatgCCTTGTATTTTCTCTAACAAGAAGTTTGgaattcaaaagtatttttcatacTATTTGTCTCTGATGCTTGGTCTCTTCATATGGTTTAGGAGCCCAAACTTCTGCAGCAACTTTTGGGAGCCCTGGCTTTGCGCAGTCTGCTGTTGGTGGTCAACGGGGTGGAACACGAGTTGCTGCTTATCAGGCAACACCTGAAGCAGACAGTGGCAGTGGTACCCAGCCTGCTGGGAAACTGGAGTCTATTTCGGCCATGCCAGTTTACAGAGACAAGAGCCATGAAGAACTTAGGTGGGAGGATTACCAATTGGGAGATAAAGGTAAGTTTTAATGTGAATTATAATCTTGACACTAGTTGCTCTTTATGTTATTGATAATCTCAACAATCTCACAATTACAGGAGGTCCTGCTTCTGCGGGTCAGTCAACTAGTGGAATCAATTTTGGAAGCTCAGCCTTTGCGTCATCATCAACTTCCCCATTTGGCCAGTCATCTTCGAATCCATTTTCATCCACTACAACTTCCAATCCATTTGCACCCAAACCACCCGCATTCAGTCCTTCAGGTTTTGGAACCTCAGCTACCCCGACTTTTAGTTCTTCTCCCTTTGCAAGCTCAAATGCATCTAATCCATTTGGCTCTACATCCTCGACTACCCCTTCCTTATTTGGACCATCAGCTCCAGCTTTTGGAACAAATACATCTCCCTCCCTCTTTGGATCATCTAGTGCTTCGGGTTTTGGATCATCAACATCAATTTTTGGCTCCTCTTCTGCTCAGGCTACTGCTCCAGCATTTGGTCCTAGCTTAAGCTTTGGTAATACTCAATCGTCTCCGTTATTCCAGTCAACTACCCCTTCATTTGGACAGACGAGCTCGGCCTTTGGACAAACTGCATCATCTTTTGCCCAGAGCACACCAGCTTTTGGTCAATCCAATTTGTTCAGTACGCCTTCTACTGGCTTTGGTGGGAACTTATTTTCAAGTGCACCATTGCTAAATACAAGCAACCCGATAGGATTTGGCCAAACAACAGTAAGTCGTAAACTGCATTCTATGGATTGTTTCTTATGTCGCTCTCTTTAGATCTCTCTATCATTTGGTTCCGTTGCATTCATGATAGTCAGATGATTTTCACAAATATTTGCTGTATGGATTTTTATGATGAACATGACTATCAgataaatatttatttgtttttttgggGTAGTAGCTGGCTTGACCTGAAGGTTGGGAGGATGGGCAGTCACTTTCATGGTTAACGCAACACTATTGTCACTTTTCGAAAATGAAGGTGTCTGTTAGCAGAAAAAAATGGAAAGTGCATGCATTCATGCTTGGTTTGTGTTATGCAGTAAGTGAAAGGGCACAACACCTCATATAGAGAAGTTCACAGAGTGATAACATTACACAGACCATTATTGATATGGTTGCAAGTGTGATCAATGCCTGGAAATTGTTGAACTGTTGCAATCACGCTCTCTTGTTAGTTTGACCGTTGGtgatatatgtagggttatgttTTGAGCAAGCAAATGACTTaaacttgtatgaatttatatTCAATGCTTTATCATTTGGGTTGTTGACATTTCTCTCTTGCGGTTGACTTGCTTGATGTATctttttgattaattttttgttcttttactTGCAGTAAAAGTATATCAGATTCTCCCAAGTTACATATTGCTGTTTTTTTAAGGCAGAATAGCCTAAATGGCACCTCTACTTGTTGTAGGTTGTCATCCCGGTCCCCGTACTTACGATTTTGCCAAGTGAACACTTACACTCATTCAAACCCTGTATAATAAGCACTTATGACTAGAGGTTGAAGGTGCGTGTAATACCGTCTCCTACACGTAGGACTCCACGTCATTACTAGTGCCACATAGGAAAATAAACGATTAAAAAATAGGACTGGCTACCCAAATCTAATATTTTCCGTCATTTTACACTTTGTCTATTATTAAAagtcattatttattttctcagaaagtatttttaaaaaaaattgaagaaacatcCCAAATGCCTCAATAAGAACCACCTCATAGCCACCATTACAACTTCTTTCTTTATCTGACCACTGTGAACCATTCCCTAACCACCGGACCGTCCTTTAAAAATCTCACCCGGCAGAACCCGTTTTCATACGTAAGGCCATCCTCACACATTGACTTCTCACCACTGCTCTACAATTACTGGTAAccacacaaaaaagaaaaaagagaaattcaACCGCCACAAAATTTTCTTCACTGTAACCAAACAACCGGAAGTCACCACCTTCCTCTAAAAACCACCAGCCAAAAGCACCATTAAATACCCATCTTTTCCTCATTTCCTTAAAAAAAAACCAAACGGAACCTACTACTTCGAAATTACCTGAAGAGCTGATTAATTGAAATTTTGTTGCCTCCGCCATTTTTTCTAGTAAAGAACTGATTAATTGGTTTTGAGTTAACAGCAAAAAAGGTACTTTTTAGGAGTTCAGTTGAGAAATCATTTGGGTTTTGATTaaacagaaaaaagaaacaagaaatgcaAAAGATTCTTTTGTTAAAAAACAGAGAAAAATAGGATGTTTCTGCCTGATTTTGAAGGCTCATCCATTGTTTACATTGGTGTGGAGGGGGAAAGAGGGATTGGGGCCGAGAAGAAAGGTGGGTGAAActgagaaagagaagaaaatgggggggggggggagggatttCGATTAACTTATTAACTTTACCTTTTTATGATTTTAATCTGTTTTTAATCAAAATCACTAGTATCACTCTCTTTACACGCGCGTGTGACACATAATTTGTCCACCTCAGCTATGTCAATGCCACATAAGCTCGGTCAATTTTCAGAGGGGTTTAGAAAATTTGTTTTGAACAAGTTGAGGTGTCTGGATGAAAATCTGTAAAGTATGAGGACCGGGATGTCAAAACGAACAAGTACGAGTGTCTATTAGGCTATTGTgcctttttaaaaatatttttattatccaGATCTGCCTAATTTGCCCCTTTCTTTGGATTTGAAGCCCTCTCTTTCAACTCCTTTTCAACTCACTCAGCCTTCTCAGAGTACTGCTTTTGGGTTCAGTAACTATGGTCAGTTACAAGGAGGTAATTAAAATGTGATAGTTCCTCTTATAGTTGGTAAGATTGGTGATGCGACTACTAAATCTATGTCTTTTGTTCTACTGTACAGGTGGTGCAAGTGGTTTTGGTGGCACACCCAGCCTTTTCAGTCAGCCGTATGTAACAGCTCTTTAAATGATCCTTACATTTCTTTTGTCCTGTAAGTGCATGCATATGCGCAACATTATAGGAAGTTGTCATTTGGATTTGGTCTGACTTGTGAATATAGTCATGTTGTCAGTAACAGCCCCTCTATCAGTCTATCTGTAGCCTTACTTCCACTTAGCTTGTATTTATCATACTTACCTCCAATTCAGGTATTATGTCGGAAATCCTTTAAAATTTGTCAATTTTCTTTCAATTGATCCCCACTCCTAAAAAAGGAATGAAGAAAAAGGACCAAAGGGTGGATTGTTTCTTCAGGTGTCTTTCCTTCCGAGATCATTTTTCTGTTCATTCTATAGCCTTCCAAACAGTGAGTTCTATACCACCATAGTAAATCTGTGGTATCATAGAAATATGACACCGATAAGAGTTTATGTTATCAAGGATAAAGGCGTACGCATGAGCTGTGGATTCGTGAACAGTAGACCTTCATGAGTACTTTCAGAGGACATATTCAATTCTTGTTCTAATCTTGATCCCTTTTATTTCGGTTTTCTGCCCTTGTGCTTCTCTTCTTTTCATGACTTTTTGTATGAAACTGATGAACACCTGGTGCTGCAGGTCAGCTAACCAAAGCTCAGTTGTAGCACAACCAGCGGTTGTTACTAATCCATTTGGAACTTTACCGGCGATGCCTCAGATGTCAATTGGTCGTACTGGCACTTCGTCTTCTATACAGTATGGGATTTCTAGTTTACCGGTAAGTATGCATGACCTGTCTTCTTTACTttgggttttggggggggggggggagctttTCTCTCTGTATGGTTTTCTCTATGCTTTCTTATTTTGGTTTACTGATGGGGTTATGTCTTTTTTACTTTTACTCcacttattttttttcaattattagTATAAACGAAAGCAGATCCACAATTTGGTGCTCTTACATGTTTTTCACTTTATTGTTTAACAGGTGGTTGACAAACCTGTTCCTGTCAGGATATCATCATTACTGACTTCTCGACACCTTTCTCAAAGACGGGTTAGGTTGCCGGCAAGGAAATATCACCCTAAAACTGAGGGTGCTAAGGTGAAAATGATGTTTTATTTATCTTAAACCTCTAGTTAGTCCTAAATGAATCTCGGAATCTATTTTAAGTGCAACAAATTGACCGGCTTTGGTTGACTTATGTTTCTTTGTAGGTGCCGTTCTTTAGTGACGATGAGGAGACGCCAAGCACACCTAAGGCAGATGCGTTGTTTGTTCCTAGAGAGAATCCAAGAGCTTTAGTAATTCGTCCATTGGACCAGTGGCCTTCTAGAGGTGGTTTCGAGAAAGTATCCCCATCAAAGCACACGTCCCCAGCGCATGAGAATGGTAGGTTATAAATTTTGTTTTACTTATATCATATGTAGTTCCAAAGCCAACACCAATCCTCTCGGCAAGGAGAACATTCTTCCTTAATGATAAAACAGTTACCCGGTTTTTCTGCAAAATTTAGGGCGGTTACCAACCTCATCTTGAATCATATCCCTAATATGCAATAGCTATAGATTTAAGGTTATGCTTGTGGCTGTCTTATCTGTTGATTTTAACTATCATTGGGGGAGTTTCGACCAGTCCTGACATTCTTAATTAGGCGTCTTCTTTCTATCAAGGACTTCAGAAGTGCTAGTATCTGTAGCAAGAAAGATAGTTTGAGCTTGTGGAAAGTTACCACGCCTCAAACCCAAGTTACACCCCAATAGACAATAGACATGTGGTAGGGTCTCGATGTTTCTGTTCATTTTGATTTTGACCCATCCAACATGATACCATGCTCAACCCAAATTACACTCCAATATACAATGGACATAGGGTAGGGTCTCAATGTTGTCTTTCGTTGTGATTTTGACTCATCCAGCATGTGAGAAACATTGTGCTTTATTTATCTATTACTAAATTTTGATTTTCTGTACTTGGTTAAATTGCATGTTGCATTTGAACTGATAGCAACTCCTAGTGACTTCTGCATCTTGGTGGTTGAAATTAACAGTTCTGAATGAAAGAGCTTGTAATTTGGATCTTGGATGGCAGTTCCTCTTTTGTGAATATAGTTTCTAGGTCATATCTTTCTAATGGTATTGATTCTCACTAATAATTTAAGGCACTTCCATAAGTTCTGAAGTGCAAAATTTGGTCATTTGATCATTTTATTTTGGCTAGATACCTGGTACACTCTTAAGCTTTGCGCAATTTGTCAGTTAGACACTTCAACTTTGCCAGTGATCATTTTGACACCTTTTCTTTGCAGAAGTGTCTCCTAATCACCTCAACTTTCAATTCATTATTCCCTGGGAAATAGGAGAAAACTTTAGGCCACATAATCTATAGCATAACTAGCAAAATCAAGAAATTCCTAAACAAGCAGCACTATAACAACTACACTATAGTAAGCAATCACGTACATCTCAGACCTGCACACAcaaattaactaaaaaatataacaaagcatCCAAAAACTTCTAGAACGCTAATAAGAGAAATCAAGATAGTTAGACGATGCAGAAATCCTTAGAGATTTGAACCTTGCCATGTCACAACAATCCGCAAAATAGCCGATCATCGTCGTAATGTTGGGCATGATTCTGAGCATCCTTGAGAGTGGTTGAACCTAAACGAGCAAGCATGAGATAGCTAGGCTCATTTTCCGACGTCTGAGTCCCTAAAATCACCTTCTGCGCGAAATAATCTTTTACCCGCCGGTCCTTCCTGGTCCGGTCAACGGTGAGCCTGTGAAGGCCATTCAGTTGCGTGGATAATAACTCCTCGCTTATCTACCTCTTCTCAGTTTTACCTCATCTCGTCCTCGTCTTTCACCTTTGCACAAATTTTAGCACTGCCTtagatttttccttctctttGAGTGTGTGGGTTTTGTGGAGTTCGGGGATTTTCCTATCCTCTTCAGAAAAATAAGAACAATGGAGACGAATAAGAATAAAGGGGGTGATTGGTATGGAGTGGGGTGAGGAGGGGGAATATTGTTTTTTATCTTCTAATGACATGTATCTAATTTTTAgacatatctttatttctttcgtCTTTAGACACCTTATCAACATGTAATTTTCATGCGCTTAATTTTACTGAGCCGTTTGTTTAAGAGacctttttgttgttgttgttgttgttgttgtttgtttgtttaagaGACCTTTTtgttgatttcaagtgtttaTCTGGTCTAGCTAAGTTGGAGTGTCTAATTGATAAATCGTGTCAAGTTTATGGGGCTATCTAGGTATTTAGCCTTGTAATTTCTAGAGTAAACAAAATTGTGTCATTTCTTAATtctaataaaagaaagaaaaaactgtTGGATTATCATGCTAACAGGAATGTTGTAAAGTTAGAATATCCTGTCCAACGAAGAATAAGGTATTTTACCCTTCCTCTATGTATGATGGGAAAAGAAAGCACTCTTTCTTGTGCACAAAATAATCTGTTTTTTTTTAATGTAAGATATACAATAATATGCTTCAAAGTCTAAGTTAAAATTAAGAGTTCTTCAACTGTTTGGCATGCTACACTTAAATAGACCAAATTGGAATGGAGTGCCAAAGCAATTTAAATGTCAAAACATTTAGTCATTTAGATTGGACTCTCCCAAATCATCTGTAACATTGGTATCTTAACAGTTTGATCAACATTTGAGGCCATTTTTTGAGGTGGTGGTTTGGACCCAAACATAAAGTGCCAAGAGTGATGGCCTAGGACCCGCTGGAATGGTATTAAGGTGGCGGCCTGGATCCAGGAAGGGGTGGTGGCCATTGACAATGAGGTTGTTGGTCCAAGTGCAATTGTAATGAACCAATTGAATGTTCGTGTCCCGCATGAATTGCAATGAGAGTTGGTAATTATAAATTTGAATGTGCTTTTTAACCTAATAGATGTTAAACATGTGTAAGAGGAAGTGTGTTTATGCACTTAACATTTATAGACAGGCAAAGCTACTTTTTGCTGATCATAATAAATAACAGGGAAAAGGGTAGAAGGGATTCCCCTATATTAGATGAAATTGATCAAGTTTACCGTCTGTTACACTGTGTCTATTAAAACTCCCACCGTTCGGCGGAGGGTAGATTTGCAAGTTTTTCCTGACGGCGGGAATCAGATTAGACCGAAAATATAACGGGCGAAGTTGCTCAATTTCTAACGGTACATGAGTATTTTTGGCCGTTttaccataaaataattgagtgaacCTTAGATTATATTGGTCATCCTCTTGCGTACTGACAAGGAAAATTGTCTTGGTCTTGCCTTAATATGGTTGTTACAGGCAAAGATGAATGGATCAGAAGTTTCACCTGGACTAAACATTTATGTCTGCCTCATTATTTTTGCCCCTGGTCAGCCCACCTCAAATAATATAGTACAATTATTTGATCTCTTGTTGGTGTGTTTTGTCAGTGCCTTTTTCCAACTCAAGAGTCCTGCAAAACTTGAAAGTGAAATGGGCGCAATGAAAGGGGTACTTTTGTCTATCTTTTCTAAGTAAAGGAATTAAAGCTCTGTCCTGTAATTTCCCCCGACTTCTTACCGACAATATGATATGTGAGTAACAGTTGGGTCTCTAAGGTCCAAGTTTCCAACATATACATCTTGAGAGTAGGAAAATATGTGCATTATAAGATCAATGTGTGAGCATGCACCGACTGGACAACACTAGAAAAGACCACGGGGTTGTTTGGTTGGGAAACAAGTTATTCCAGGATTACTTTTTCCCGGGAATGTTATCCCATCCTCCCATAGGGATAAAATAACACTACAGTCCCGGGATAACTAATCCCGGGATTAGTTATATTGCGTTTTTGTCTCTATTAAATgtgggataaactcatctcaaaattAATCCCAGGATTAATTAGCccttatccctcgtaccaaacgagTCCTACGTGTACAAGTAGCACCCAGAAAATAAAATGAGTGTCTTGTAGATGGCCAGTCATGTCCTACATAGACATCCAAGTGCA contains:
- the LOC107823658 gene encoding nuclear pore complex protein NUP98A-like isoform X2 is translated as MFGSTNGSSVFGQTPAFGGFGSSSAQTSPFGSSFQQSQPAFGSGLFGSSAPFGASSQPAFGTPSTPTFGSSSTPAFGATSAPAFGTSSTPAFGSTPNPAFGSTASPFGASNSPIFGSSIPAFGATSTPAFGATSSPAFGATTTPAFGAPSAPSFSFGSAPAFGQSTSAFGSSPFGTSTSTFGAQSSAFGAQTSAATFGSPGFAQSAVGGQRGGTRVAAYQATPEADSGSGTQPAGKLESISAMPVYRDKSHEELRWEDYQLGDKGGPASAGQSTSGINFGSSAFASSSTSPFGQSSSNPFSSTTTSNPFAPKPPAFSPSGFGTSATPTFSSSPFASSNASNPFGSTSSTTPSLFGPSAPAFGTNTSPSLFGSSSASGFGSSTSIFGSSSAQATAPAFGPSLSFGNTQSSPLFQSTTPSFGQTSSAFGQTASSFAQSTPAFGQSNLFSTPSTGFGGNLFSSAPLLNTSNPIGFGQTTPSLSTPFQLTQPSQSTAFGFSNYGQLQGGGASGFGGTPSLFSQPSANQSSVVAQPAVVTNPFGTLPAMPQMSIGRTGTSSSIQYGISSLPVVDKPVPVRISSLLTSRHLSQRRVRLPARKYHPKTEGAKVPFFSDDEETPSTPKADALFVPRENPRALVIRPLDQWPSRGGFEKVSPSKHTSPAHENGKIPEVVFAPVTETSAKDKNKDLVENGLDKEGLHSAKLNQKPNGLHERHHLQKGAGSSITLTGHRAGEAAIVYEHGADIEALMPKLRHSDYYTEPRVQELAAKERAEPGFCRHVKDFVIGRHEYGSIKFIGETDVRRLDLESLIQFNNREVIVYMDESKKPPVGQGLNKPAEVTLLNIKCFDKKTGQHYTEGPRIDKYKDMLKRKAGDQGAEFVSYDPVKGEWKFRVQHFSKYRLQEDNEDECGEYCFGNFVVPSGKKNVR
- the LOC107823658 gene encoding nuclear pore complex protein NUP98A-like isoform X1, producing MFGSTNAFGQSSTSPFGSQSGFGQTSNNPFAPKSFGSTNPFGSQSGGSFFGSTSTGVFGTPQSSSPLGSTPFFGASSSPAFGSTTPAFGASSTPTFGSSSSAFGSSSVFGQTPAFGGFGSSSAQTSPFGSSFQQSQPAFGSGLFGSSAPFGASSQPAFGTPSTPTFGSSSTPAFGATSAPAFGTSSTPAFGSTPNPAFGSTASPFGASNSPIFGSSIPAFGATSTPAFGATSSPAFGATTTPAFGAPSAPSFSFGSAPAFGQSTSAFGSSPFGTSTSTFGAQSSAFGAQTSAATFGSPGFAQSAVGGQRGGTRVAAYQATPEADSGSGTQPAGKLESISAMPVYRDKSHEELRWEDYQLGDKGGPASAGQSTSGINFGSSAFASSSTSPFGQSSSNPFSSTTTSNPFAPKPPAFSPSGFGTSATPTFSSSPFASSNASNPFGSTSSTTPSLFGPSAPAFGTNTSPSLFGSSSASGFGSSTSIFGSSSAQATAPAFGPSLSFGNTQSSPLFQSTTPSFGQTSSAFGQTASSFAQSTPAFGQSNLFSTPSTGFGGNLFSSAPLLNTSNPIGFGQTTPSLSTPFQLTQPSQSTAFGFSNYGQLQGGGASGFGGTPSLFSQPSANQSSVVAQPAVVTNPFGTLPAMPQMSIGRTGTSSSIQYGISSLPVVDKPVPVRISSLLTSRHLSQRRVRLPARKYHPKTEGAKVPFFSDDEETPSTPKADALFVPRENPRALVIRPLDQWPSRGGFEKVSPSKHTSPAHENGKIPEVVFAPVTETSAKDKNKDLVENGLDKEGLHSAKLNQKPNGLHERHHLQKGAGSSITLTGHRAGEAAIVYEHGADIEALMPKLRHSDYYTEPRVQELAAKERAEPGFCRHVKDFVIGRHEYGSIKFIGETDVRRLDLESLIQFNNREVIVYMDESKKPPVGQGLNKPAEVTLLNIKCFDKKTGQHYTEGPRIDKYKDMLKRKAGDQGAEFVSYDPVKGEWKFRVQHFSKYRLQEDNEDECGEYCFGNFVVPSGKKNVR